GACGGTGCTGGAGAATTTCGCGATGTCGCGCGCCGATCTGCCGGCCGTGATCGACTGGAAGGCGGAGCGCGCGCGGGTCGAGGCGTTCCTCGAGCGGATGCCGTTCCGGGTGCCGCTCGACGCTTTCGCGGGCGACCTCGCCGCCGGCGACAAGCAGAAGACCGAGATCCTGCGCCAGCTCTACCTCGACAACCGCTTCCTCATCCTCGACGAGCCGACCTCGGTGCTGACGCCGGACGAGGCGACCGAGGTGCTCGGCTTGCTGCGCGCCATGACGCGCGAGAAGGCGATCACCGTGATGATGATCACCCACAAGATGCGCGAGGTGATGTCGTTCGCCGACCGCGTCACCGTGCTGCGCCAGGGACGGTTGGTCGGCAGCGCCGACGTGGCCACCGGCTCGCCGGAGCGTTTCGCCGCCATGATGATCGGCGAGGGCGAGATCGCGCCGCCGGCCGCCCGCTCGCCCCGCGCCGCCGGCGAGATCCGTCTCGGCGTCGCCGATCTGGCGGTCGTCAACGAGGCCGGCAAGCGCATGCTGCGCGGCGCGACCCTCGATGTGCGGGCCGGCGAGATCGTCGGCGTCGCCGGGGTCTCCGGCAACGGCCAGCGGGAACTGGTCGAGATCATCGCCGGCCAGCGCGCGGCCGATTCCGGCGGCGTCACGGTCGATGGCAAGCCGTATGGCGCGACGCGCGCCGAGGCCGGCGCGCTCGGCGTCGCCTGCCTGCCGGAGGAGCCGCTACGCAACGCCTGCGTCGGCGCCATGAGCGTCGCCGAGAACATGGCGTTCCGCGATTTCGACCAGCCGCCCTACGCCGCCGGCGGCTGGTGGCTGCGGCCCGACGCGGCGCGGCGGCGCGCGCGGGCACTGATCTCGGCCTTCAACGTGCGCACGCCGGGACCGGACGCGCCGATCGGCGCGCTGTCGGGCGGCAACGTGCAGCGCGCCGTGCTCGGCCGCGAGCTCGGCCGCACGGCCCGCGTGCTGGTGGTCGCCAATCCCTGCTTCGGCCTCGACTTCAAGGCGGTGGCCGAGACGCGCCGGCGCATCGTCGAGGCGCGCGACGCCGGCACCGCCGTGCTGCTGGTCAGCGAGGATCTCGACGAGATCTTCGAGCTGTCCGACCGCGTGCTGGTGATGTTCGAGGGCCGCGTCGCCTACGACGCGCCGATCGCCGAGGCCCGCCCCGACATCGTCGGCCGCCACATGGCGGGCCACTGACGCGCGGCGGTGGCGCTGGAGAGGACCGGAGGCCGACATGCCCGTGATCGACGCCCTGCCATACGCCTATGAATTCCCGCCGGGGAAGCTGGCGCTGATCGTCATCGACATGCAGCGCGACTTCATCGAGCCCGGCGGCTTCGGAGCCACATTGGGCAACGACGTGCGGCCGCTGGCCGCCATCGTGCCGGTCGTGCGCCGGCTGCTGGACGCGGCGCGCGCCGCCGGACTGCCGGTCATCCACACGCGCGAGTGCCACCGGCCCGACCTGTCCGACTGCCCGCCGGCGAAGCGCGCGCGCGGCGCGCCCAGCCTCCGCATCGGCGATCCCGGTCCGATGGGTCGCGTGCTCATCGCGGGCGAGCCTGGCGCCGACATCGTGCCGGAGCTGGCGGCGCTGCCCGGCGAGATCGTGCTCGACAAGCCCGGCAAGGGCGCTTTCCACGCGACGCCGCTCGACGCGACGCTGCGGGCCCGCGGCATCACGCATCTGCTGTTCGCCGGCGTCACCACCGAGGTCTGCGTGCACACCACCGTGCGCGAGGCCAACGACCGCGGCTACGACTGCCTTCTGGTCGAGGACTGCACCGAGAGCTACTTCCCCGAGTTCAAGCGCGCCGCGCTCGACATGATCCGCGCCCAGGGCGGCATCGTCGGATGGACGGCGCCGCTGGCGAAGGTGGCGGCCGCCCTCACCTGAAGTCGCTTCCGGCCGGTCGTTCGGAAGCGAGCGTCCGCCGCGCGCCTCCGCCGCGCCGGCCCGGGGAGTCTTGGCAGCCCGGCGAAGGCTGATATGGTCGCTCCAGCCAGATGTGTGGAGCGCGCGGCCGGCTATGAACGAGATCGTCCCTGACCGCGGCCGCCGCGACGGCGCCGAGTCCGCCGCCGCCAAGCCGGAGGAGCGCCGCCTGCCGCGGGATTTCGTGTGGGGCGTGTCCACCTCGAGCTATCAGATCGAGGGCGCGGTCGCCGTCGATGGACGTGGACCGAGCATTTGGGACGCGCATTGCCGGATTCCCGGCCGGGTGGCGAACGCGGACACCGGCGACGTCGCCTGCGACCACTACCACCGCTACGCCGAGGACGTCGCCCTGATGCGCGACCTCGGCGTCGGCGCGTACCGCTTCTCCGTGGCGTGGCCACGGGTGCTGCCCACCGGACGGGGCGACGCGAACGAGGCCGGCCTGCGCTTCTACGACCGCCTGATCGACGCGCTGCTCGCCGCCGGGATCGAGCCTTGGCTGTGCCTGTATCACTGGGACTTGCCCCAGGCGCTGGAGGATCTCGGCGGGTGGACGGCGCGCGACAGCGCCGGATGGTTCGCCGACTACGCCGCGCTGCTCGGCCGCCGGTACGGCGACCGCGTGCGCAGGTTCGCCACCTTCAACGAACCGTCGGTCTTCAGTCTGTTCGGATACGGGTTCGGCTGGAACGCTCCGGGAATCGCGGACCGCGACAAGCTGCTCAAGGCGATCCACCACGTCAATCTGGCGCACGGCGCGGCGGTGGACGCGCTGCGGAGCGTGGCGCCGGCGGCGTCGATTGGCGCGATCCACAACGTCCAACCGTGCCGCCCCGCGGGGCGGGACCCGGCCGACGCCGAGGCGGCGAGGGCGCTCGAC
The genomic region above belongs to Rhodospirillales bacterium and contains:
- a CDS encoding ABC transporter ATP-binding protein, coding for MGKRFGALRALDDVSLKVEAGELHALLGENGAGKSTLVKCVMGYYAPDDGQLMIDGREQVVDGPRAAQALGIGMVYQHFTLVPGMTVLENFAMSRADLPAVIDWKAERARVEAFLERMPFRVPLDAFAGDLAAGDKQKTEILRQLYLDNRFLILDEPTSVLTPDEATEVLGLLRAMTREKAITVMMITHKMREVMSFADRVTVLRQGRLVGSADVATGSPERFAAMMIGEGEIAPPAARSPRAAGEIRLGVADLAVVNEAGKRMLRGATLDVRAGEIVGVAGVSGNGQRELVEIIAGQRAADSGGVTVDGKPYGATRAEAGALGVACLPEEPLRNACVGAMSVAENMAFRDFDQPPYAAGGWWLRPDAARRRARALISAFNVRTPGPDAPIGALSGGNVQRAVLGRELGRTARVLVVANPCFGLDFKAVAETRRRIVEARDAGTAVLLVSEDLDEIFELSDRVLVMFEGRVAYDAPIAEARPDIVGRHMAGH
- a CDS encoding cysteine hydrolase; this translates as MPVIDALPYAYEFPPGKLALIVIDMQRDFIEPGGFGATLGNDVRPLAAIVPVVRRLLDAARAAGLPVIHTRECHRPDLSDCPPAKRARGAPSLRIGDPGPMGRVLIAGEPGADIVPELAALPGEIVLDKPGKGAFHATPLDATLRARGITHLLFAGVTTEVCVHTTVREANDRGYDCLLVEDCTESYFPEFKRAALDMIRAQGGIVGWTAPLAKVAAALT
- a CDS encoding beta-glucosidase, producing MNEIVPDRGRRDGAESAAAKPEERRLPRDFVWGVSTSSYQIEGAVAVDGRGPSIWDAHCRIPGRVANADTGDVACDHYHRYAEDVALMRDLGVGAYRFSVAWPRVLPTGRGDANEAGLRFYDRLIDALLAAGIEPWLCLYHWDLPQALEDLGGWTARDSAGWFADYAALLGRRYGDRVRRFATFNEPSVFSLFGYGFGWNAPGIADRDKLLKAIHHVNLAHGAAVDALRSVAPAASIGAIHNVQPCRPAGRDPADAEAARALDEIWNEAFPGPQLHGAYPSRLSRAIEPHQRAGDMALIQRPGDGFGLNHYGPIYARADAGAALGFSWADPPADVPRSKIGWQIDPDAFRDTLLDVHRRHQLPIYVMENGAGAQEAPDASGRIVDDERIAYLSAYIEALREARAAGADVRGYFVWSLLDNFEWGSGYANRFGLVYVDYATQRRMPKSSARWYADLIGRERAGRGG